A window of the Brassica napus cultivar Da-Ae chromosome C5, Da-Ae, whole genome shotgun sequence genome harbors these coding sequences:
- the LOC106398674 gene encoding uncharacterized protein LOC106398674: MAIQTSKKIASVLIVVILFTITFSAQVSHSKTIDVECIKNCIVNQCMKASKKATPATCDNPCKTICTATGIKSYIIPRGGGRDPIKVFCRTFTWFCDN; this comes from the coding sequence ATGGCAATTCAAACATCAAAGAAAATTGCTAGTGTGTTGATTGTTGTAATCTTATTTACAATAACTTTTTCAGCACAAGTCTCTCATTCTAAAACGATAGATGTAGAGTGTATAAAAAACTGTATTGTTAATCAATGCATGAAAGCATCAAAGAAGGCGACTCCAGCAACATGTGACAATCCATGCAAGACAATATGTACTGCAACGGGTATTAAGAGTTACATCATTCCACGAGGTGGTGGTCGTGATCCAATAAAAGTATTCTGCAGGACATTTACCTGGTTCTGTGACAATTAA